Proteins encoded together in one Pseudomonas asiatica window:
- a CDS encoding DUF2971 domain-containing protein, with the protein MLNHLYRFRPVSSLLGGTRESELEGCYIYFSPPEKLNDPLEGHREIVWKGDSVVWENFFQHFMDCLLIRNTQYFTGEFENLDFPIFPNYDIQAVPPENYKEIAGLVSRFFDSPNVKRHIAVLAFKGREVNQHELILHLRSIQYFAMHIISEVLVSYKLVEKGFGINGASHEELLAVSTNLLDYLEGLGDELLNVEFDSSALAFLRSDDLVKGYARSKIGESKNWTRLCIDFPEEFLTSRIRLTTSEWFVSCFMENCENSAIWGTYGNNHQGVCLKFKVNNEEGQPGISLMKPGLKQGIKWWTQTKFHFTKVSYTEKSPNLDFFCSLAAYGAQEVIDKWYTDKNGNVSSRKSDVFENHSQWRDNYHRDNFKSLTVKTRHWSNEQEYRLILKSQFNSYLNEEDRKLRYSFDDLDGIIFGIKTADSDKYKLLEMVERMCKIRGREEFTFYQSFYDSSTDAIRYRPIAHVSKQGVRTHRD; encoded by the coding sequence GTGCTCAATCATCTTTATAGGTTTCGCCCTGTCAGTAGCCTGCTTGGCGGTACCAGAGAAAGCGAGCTGGAAGGGTGCTATATCTACTTCTCGCCACCGGAAAAGCTCAACGACCCACTGGAAGGACATCGGGAGATCGTATGGAAAGGGGATTCGGTCGTATGGGAGAATTTCTTCCAGCACTTCATGGACTGCTTACTCATTCGAAATACTCAATATTTTACTGGGGAGTTTGAAAATTTAGATTTTCCGATATTTCCAAATTATGACATTCAAGCAGTACCACCTGAAAATTACAAAGAGATCGCCGGTCTTGTATCGAGATTTTTTGACTCGCCAAATGTAAAAAGACATATCGCAGTTTTGGCTTTTAAGGGGCGGGAAGTAAATCAACACGAGCTAATACTGCACCTGCGATCGATTCAATACTTCGCAATGCATATTATTTCTGAAGTGTTAGTTTCCTACAAGCTTGTTGAAAAAGGCTTCGGTATAAATGGCGCTTCGCATGAAGAGTTGCTAGCAGTTTCAACCAACCTTCTAGATTATCTAGAAGGGCTAGGTGACGAGCTGTTAAACGTTGAATTCGATAGTTCTGCGCTGGCATTTTTAAGAAGTGATGACTTGGTAAAAGGTTATGCTAGATCTAAAATAGGCGAATCCAAAAATTGGACACGGCTTTGCATAGATTTTCCAGAAGAGTTTTTGACATCCAGGATCAGGCTCACAACCTCTGAATGGTTCGTAAGCTGTTTTATGGAGAATTGTGAGAACTCGGCAATCTGGGGTACATATGGCAATAACCACCAAGGCGTTTGTCTAAAATTTAAAGTAAACAATGAGGAAGGGCAGCCAGGGATCTCGCTTATGAAACCCGGATTAAAACAGGGCATAAAGTGGTGGACTCAAACCAAATTTCATTTCACTAAAGTATCTTATACAGAAAAGAGCCCTAATCTTGATTTTTTTTGTAGCCTAGCTGCATATGGTGCACAGGAAGTTATAGATAAATGGTATACCGATAAAAATGGAAATGTAAGCTCGAGAAAATCAGATGTCTTCGAGAATCATTCACAATGGCGTGATAATTACCACAGGGACAATTTTAAAAGCCTTACAGTGAAAACAAGGCACTGGTCGAATGAACAGGAGTACAGGCTTATTCTAAAGTCTCAGTTTAACTCCTATCTTAACGAAGAAGATAGGAAGCTTCGTTATAGCTTTGATGACCTGGACGGAATTATATTTGGGATAAAAACAGCGGATTCAGATAAGTATAAGCTTTTAGAAATGGTAGAAAGGATGTGTAAGATAAGAGGTCGCGAAGAATTCACATTTTACCAATCGTTCTATGATTCATCCACGGATGCCATTCGTTATCGGCCTATTGCTCACGTTAGTAAACAAGGTGTTAGAACTCATAGGGACTGA